One Rhodospirillales bacterium genomic window carries:
- a CDS encoding radical SAM protein, giving the protein MINFELWNECNESCVFCRSESDDIFDCNPDGVGAPIPKGKLDYQSYLKILDSFANRLMMAIPYINGEPLMSKDIYKAIQAATDRKIGTLIASNGILLNEANSRKLLASGLDLLKVHISGFTAPVHSIQHRKGDVERIKNNLIRFMDLRRELGAKTIVMLDYIGYEHNHHEIDAARKFAFEHDMLFSIRPGNPRGMEETEPLQTTGPLPVDIPCDWLWTVLTIDWNGAVYPCCDHVVWSGAASYGMAGQDDVSMMWNGEDAVNMRKTHLTQGRTAIPICSQCPRQGAKFKF; this is encoded by the coding sequence TTGATCAATTTTGAATTATGGAATGAATGCAATGAGAGTTGCGTTTTTTGTCGATCTGAAAGTGATGATATCTTCGATTGCAATCCGGATGGCGTGGGTGCACCAATTCCGAAGGGCAAGCTTGATTATCAATCCTATCTAAAAATATTGGACAGTTTTGCCAATCGTTTAATGATGGCCATTCCTTACATTAACGGCGAGCCGTTAATGTCTAAAGATATTTACAAAGCCATACAGGCAGCAACAGATCGCAAGATTGGGACGTTAATCGCATCCAACGGTATTTTGCTTAACGAGGCCAATAGTCGAAAACTGTTGGCATCCGGTTTGGATCTTCTGAAAGTGCATATCAGCGGCTTTACCGCCCCGGTGCATTCCATTCAGCACCGCAAGGGAGACGTTGAAAGGATCAAGAACAACTTGATCCGGTTTATGGATTTGCGCCGCGAATTAGGGGCCAAAACCATCGTTATGCTGGATTATATTGGTTATGAGCATAACCACCACGAGATAGATGCCGCCCGTAAATTTGCATTTGAACACGATATGCTTTTCAGTATCCGCCCTGGAAACCCACGGGGCATGGAAGAAACAGAACCGCTTCAAACGACGGGCCCGTTGCCGGTTGATATCCCCTGTGATTGGCTGTGGACGGTTTTGACAATCGACTGGAATGGGGCTGTTTACCCATGCTGCGATCATGTTGTCTGGAGCGGTGCTGCCAGCTATGGCATGGCAGGTCAGGATGATGTGTCAATGATGTGGAATGGCGAGGATGCTGTAAACATGCGTAAAACACACCTAACCCAAGGGCGAACGGCCATCCCAATTTGCTCGCAATGTCCCCGTCAGGGTGCCAAGTTCAAATTTTGA